A region from the Salvia splendens isolate huo1 chromosome 15, SspV2, whole genome shotgun sequence genome encodes:
- the LOC121767835 gene encoding homeobox-leucine zipper protein HOX3-like, with translation MENCHTPFCLDLTIGFSSSSLLSSGESGGGSTMKELDINQVPSSGTEEECMEVEEEDESQNGGGPARRKKLRLTKEQSHLLEESFGQNHTLNPREKETLAEILGLKPRQVEVWFQNRRARSKLKQTEMEFEYLKRWFGSLSEQNRKLHKEVEELRAINVGSHRHSHLSPPASTLSMCPRCERVTAASNTKMSHLRQRQLSAACYN, from the exons ATGGAGAATTGTCATACTCCTTTTTGCTTGGACTTAACCATAGGCTTCTCTTCTTCATCTCTTTTATCCTCCG GGGAAAGTGGTGGTGGTAGCACAATGAAAGAGCTGGACATAAACCAAGTGCCCTCATCAGGAACCGAAGAAGAATGCATGGaagtagaagaagaagacgaaagCCAGAATGGGGGCGGCCCGGCTCGGAGAAAGAAGCTTCGCCTCACCAAAGAACAGTCTCATCTTCTTGAAGAAAGCTTCGGACAAAATCACACCTTAAACCCT AGAGAGAAGGAAACTTTGGCAGAGATATTAGGCTTAAAGCCAAGGCAAGTTGAGGTCTGGTTTCAGAATCGAAGAGCAAG GAGCAAGCTGAAGCAGACAGAAATGGAGTTTGAGTATTTGAAAAGATGGTTTGGATCACTGAGTGAGCAAAATAGGAAGCTGCACAAGGAGGTGGAGGAGCTCAGGGCAATTAACGTCGGCAGCCACCGCCACAGCCACCTCTCGCCGCCGGCTTCCACTCTCTCGATGTGCCCTCGCTGCGAGCGTGTCACCGCCGCCTCCAACACAAAGATGTCTCATCTCCGGCAACGGCAACTCTCCGCTGCTTGCTATAATTAG